The nucleotide sequence TACACCGACGCGGAGGCCGCGGAGTGGGCCGCGCTGGACCCGCACTTCGCCTTCAGCCGCGTGCCGCACCCGTCGCTGGGCGTCGCGTGCCGCACCGGCGACACCGTGGTCAGCGTCGACGGCGAAGGCACCGTGCGCCGCTGCCACTTCGTGCCGGACGTGCTCGGCAACCTCTACGACGGCTCGTTCCGCGCGGCACTCGCCCCCGCCCCGGCGTGCCCGAAGCGGGAGTGCGACTGCCACATCGGGTACGTCCACCTGACGTCGCTGCCGCTGTACGACGTCTTCGCGGGCGGCGTCCTCGAACGCGTCCCGGCACGGCTCACGTCTCGCGGGCCGGGTGGTACTCCGACTCGGTGAGGCCGAACGTCCAGGCGACGCCCTCGCGCGCGGTGCGGGTGCGCGGCGGGACGCGGAGCCAGTAGGTGCGCGTCGAACCATCGGGCTCGGGCGTCGAGTTGAGGACTTCCACCATCACGACCGGCTCGTCGTCGGGCAGTTCGATCCGCCACAGCACCCCCGTCTCGTCGCGGTGCAGCGGCCGGGCGCCGACCTCGGCCAGGTAGCGGTCGTAGCCGTAGATCTCCAGCATCACGCGCCGCAGTTCGGCGTTGTCCTCGCGGCGGATGCGGTTCGCGTCGAGGCCGCTGCCCTGCGGGCCGAGGCCCGTCACGAAGTCGGCGGGGATGGGCATGCCGCGCCACGCGTGCAGCGCGAAGCCGTCGGGGAACGCGAGCGCGGGCCCCTCACCGCTGTGCAGGCGGGCGTTCTCGTCGCGGAACAGCGTGGTCGGGCGCTCCGCGACGAGGACGACGCCTTCGTACGGCCACCACCAGCCGGCCGACTTCGCGACCCGCTCGACGGCGGCCAGCGCGACGGCGGCCGGGGAGTCGGCCAACTCCGGGAAGCAGCGTCGCAGTCCGTCGAACGCGGCGAGCCACGCGGCGTCGTGCTGCCCGCCCATCGCGTCCAGCGTCGCGCCGCGCGCCTCGGCGGCGACCGTGCGCACCGACGCACCGCCGCTGCCGAAACGTGTGGTGGCGCGTGTGGGCACGGTGCGCTCGCCGACGGCGGCCTCGATCGCGCCCTCGATACCGTCGCGCAGGCGCGCGGACAAGCCGGTCGTCGGCGCCCACAGCCGCTCGGCGACCTCGTGCCAGGCCTGGCCCCACGTCATCTGCCCGAGCAGCGCGGCGGCCTCGCCCCGGGCCCGCTCCCAGGTGGCGGTGCGGAGCTTGTCGCGCACGGACGCCCCGGCCCGCGCCCCCGCCGGGGCCCGCACGCGCAGGCCGACGGCGGCGAGGTCCTGGGGCTTGTACGCGCCGGATATCACGGTGGCGGCGACGGCCGCGGAGAGCGGCGATTCGTACCACAGGATCTTTCCGGGGGCGACCAGCCCGGCGGCCCGGTAGGCGTCGCGGATCCCGGCCTCCGCCTCGGCGCGGTCGGCGGGGCCGGTCGCGGCGGCGACGCCGGACCACGCGTCGGCGGCTTCGGCGAGGAGCGCCCGGTGCGCGAGGGTCAGCTCGGGGTGGACGGCGGCCTGCGGGGTGGTCACGGAACGGCGCTCCTGGATCGGCGGTTTCGGTGTCCGTCACGGTGTCGGTGCCCGTGACGGGAAGCGGTCGGCGCGGCGGCGCGGGGGCGGGTCAGTCGGCGACGATCCGCACGGCGCCGGGCACGTACTCGCGCTGCCGGATCACGCGGTACCAGCCCTTGGGCAGCGAGATGGCGGCGTGCTCCTCGTGGACGAGCCGGGTCGGCGCGTCCAGCTTGAGGTGGCCGATGACGGTCGGCTCCGGGTCGAGGAACAGCGTGCCCGAGCCGACGACCGCGTGGGCGTGCCCGGTCACCTCGCCGAGCGCGAGCACGATGCGCCCGCGGCTGTCGCGCGGCTTGGCCGGCAGCCCCGTCACGCCCGTCGGCACCGCGTGCTCGTCGACCGGCAGCAGCAGGATGTCGCCTTGACGGTACATGGAAGTCCCCTCGGAGAACGGTGGGTTCTGGACGGGCTCCGCGCCGCCGTATCCGTCCGCCGGGAAGCGCTGCCGTCACCCCACACGTTACGACGCGGCTCCGACACGGCGCGGGGCCGCGAGGCCGGGGCCGGGCGTCGGGCCCCGGACGCCGCGCCGTGCCGCGCGAACCGGCGCCGAGCCGCGTCTCGGCGCGCGGGCGAAGATGCGGACGGCCGTTGCGACGCGGGCGCGGCCGTGCACGGCATGGCCGTCCGGAACGCCTGTGGCGGCCGGGCGCGTCCGGTCGATGCGCCCGGCCGCGCTCAGCCCACCTTCGGGATTCCGTCCAACAGCGTCGTGATGCGGTCCGGCGGGCCCGGGCGGGAGAAGTACCAGCCCTGGCCCGCGTCGCAGCCGATCGCGCGGAGGCGTTCGGCCTGGGCGGCGGTCTCGATGCCCTCGGCGGTGACGGTGAGGCCGAGGGCGTGGGCGAGGTCGACGAGGGACGCGACGATCCGGGCGTCGACCGGGTCGGCGTCCCCGGACGTGCGCAGGCCCTCCACGAACGATCCGGCGATCTTCAGCTCGCAGACCGGGAGCCGCCGCAGGTAGGCGAGGTTGGAGTATCCGGTGCCGAAGTCGTCGATCGCGATGCGCACGCCCATGTCCGCGAGCTCGCGGAGCCGTTCGAGCGGGCCGCCGTCGGTCGCCATGATCTGCGATTCGGTCAGCTCGAACTGCAGGCGCTGCGGCTCCAACCCGGTCTCGGTGAGGACGCGCTGCACGTGGCGTACCAACCCCGTGTCGTGGCACTGGCGTTCGGCGAGGTTGACGCTGATGAACGGAGCCGCCTCGACCGCCCGGGCGAGGCAGGGCTCACGCCAGCGCCGGGCCTCGCGGCACGCGCGTTCCAGCACGTACATGCCGAGCGGCACGATGAGGCCGGTCTCCTCCGCGAGGCCGATGAACCGGTCGGGTCCGATGAGGCCTTGGCGCGGATGGCGCCACCGCACGAGCGCTTCGACGCCGAGCACCGAGTTGTCGGCCAGGGAGACCAACGGCTGGTAGTCGACGTCGAATTCGCCGTGGTGCAGGGCCGCCGGCATCTCGGCGGACAGGGTGTAGCGGGCCACTTCGCGGTCGTTGCGCTCGGTGTCGAAGATCGTCCACCGGCCCTTGCCCTCGGACTTGGCCCAGTAGAGCGTGATGTCGGCGGCCCGCATCGTGTCGGCAGGCCCGCTGCCGGCGACCGGGCGCTCGACGATGCCGATCGACGCGCGGACGGTGAGGTCGTGGCCGCGGATCCGGAAGGGCTCGCGCAGCGCCGCGAGGACGCCCTCGGCGAGCGCGACGACCTGCCCGGTGCCGGCCGCGTGCTCGACGAGCACCATGAACTCGTCGCCGCCCATGCGCGCCATCAGGTGCCCGGCGCGCGCCACATGCGCGTTGAGCCGCCGCGCGACGGCGATGAGCAGCTGGTCGCCGACGTCGTGGCCGAGGCTGTCGTTGACGACCTTGAAGCCGTCCAGGTCCAGGTAGCACAGCCCGACGCGGTCGCCGTCGCGGGCGTCGGCGAACAGCGCCTCCAGGCGCTCGAAGAACAGCGCGCGGTTGGGCATGCCGGTGAGCGGGTCGTGCTGGGCCTGGTGGCGGAGCCGCGTGTAGAGGCGGTGCCGGTCGGTGACGTCCTCGACCATCGCGACCTGGTACTGCGGGGCGCCGGACGCGTCGCGGACCAGGGACACGGTCAGGTGTGTCCACAGCGGGTCGCCGTCCGCGCGGCGGTAGCGCTTCTCGGCGGAGAAGTGCTCGCGCGCGCCGTGTGACAGCTCCGCGTACCAGCTGTGGATGTGCACGGGGTCGTCGGCGAGCATGAAGTCGCGGATGCGGCGGCCGGGCAGGTCGCCCGGCGGGACGCCGAACATCTGCCCGAGTGCCGGGTTGACGTCCAGGATGACGCCGTCGGTGCCCGCGATGGCGATGCCGAGGCCGGATTGCTCGAACACCGCCCGGAACCGCGCCTCGCTGGTGTGCAGGGCCCGCTCGGTGAGCTCGCGCGCGTCCAGGACCTCGGCGTGCACGGCCCGCTGCTCGGTGAGCGTGCGGTCGCGCAGCGCCTCGGCGTATCCGGCGGCGAAGGCGCCCTGCACCTGGGTGATGCGCAGGAGGTAGTCGTCGGGGTCGCGGCGGCGGGCGAGCGCGTGTGCGCGCAGCCTGGGCCACCACTGCCCGATGAGGCCGAACGAGCGTTCGAGCGTGCCGATCCCGGTGAGGTGCGCCGCCACGAGGGCCGCGCCGACGTCGCGGGCGTCGCACGGCTGGAACGGGTCGGTATCGAGCAGCCTCGCGAGGCGTTCGGTCAACTCCCGCAACTGGTCGCGCATTTCGTCGGCGGCCAGCGGCCCGTGGTCGGCGCTCTCGACGGTCTTCGCCCACTGGTACGCGAACTCGTCCTTGGCGGTCGCCACGTGCGAGGCCTCGGGGGGCGCGGTGTCGCCGGCGTGCACGGTCGCCGCCGGGCGCCTCGCCTCTTCCGCCCCGAGGCCCGCCGCCCCCGCGCCGGGGGCGGCGGGGGATGCGTCGTCGGAGCGGGCGCTCATGTGCGGTTCCTCGGTTTTGCCCGACTCGCCAGGGGTGCTCGGCTCACGGGCGCGGTGGCCGGCGGCACCGCATGGGCCCGGACGCGGTCGCTTCCGACCGCGAATCCCCACGCCCCGCCGGGGGGTCGACAGGCGCCGTCGGCCCACACCGCCGCGCCCGGCATGCTTGGTTCGGTTCCCACGGTCCGCCCCCATACCGGTCGTTCCACGATCCCCCGCCTTTCCGTCGAACTCTCGAACTCTCGATCGGTGTCCGTACGCCACCCGCCGGGCGGTCCCGCTCCGCACTCTCGGATGATCTTGGCCCGGTCATCCGTCGGTGTGGCAAACGGGTTGACTCCGGTGCGGCATCTGACCTGTGATCACCGTCGACGGTATCCGCCGGGAGCGGGAATCGTCTCGCACTCCGCCCCGGCGCGGGGAGCATCACCCCTGCGAGGGACAGGCAGGGGGCACCATCCTTGACGATTTGGGGGTTTGGCCCGTGTTCCTCGAACTGGCGATCGGTGACGCGTACGGCGCGGGCTTCGAATACGCCCCACCGGAGTTCGTCCGCCGCGGCAACACCCTGCGCGGCTACGCGCGGCATCCGAAGCACCGGGACGTACTGCCGGGCATGTACACCGACGACACGCAGATGAGCCTCGCCGTCGCGGAATGGCTCCTCGGCGGCACCCTCACGCGCGACGATCTGGCCGAGCGCTTCGTGGCGGCGTACCGCCGCGATCCGCGCGCCGGGTACGCCTCGGGGTTCCGCTCGGTCCTCGAACGCGTGCGCAGCGGACCGGAGTTGCTGGACACGCTGCGCCCCGGCAGCGACAAGAGCGGCGCCGCGATGCGGGCGGGCGTGCTCGGCCTGCTCCCCGACATCGACGAGGTGCGCCGCCTGACGACGCTCCAGGCGCGGATCACGCACGACTCGCCGGGGGGCATCGCCGCCGCCCTGGGCGCCGCGTACGCCGTGCACTACTGCCGGCACGGCCTCGGCCCGGTGTCGGGCCTGCCCGCGTGGCTGGCCGAACGGGTACCGGCGCCGGCGTCGTACGGCCGGTGGGACGAGTCGTGGCGCGGCACGGTGGGGTCGCCGGGCATGCACAGCGTGCGGGCCGCGGTGACGGCGCTGGCCCGCAACCGGGAAGCGGGCGAACTGCTGCGCGACTGCGTCGCGTTCACGGGCGACGTGGACACCGTGGCGACGGTCGCCCTGGCCGCCGCGTCGGTGTCCGGCGCGTACGCGCGGGACCTGCCGGAGGCGCTGGTGGACGGGTTGGAGTCAGGGGCGTACGGGCGGGCGTATCTGCTCGGATTGGACGAGCGGCTTGCCGCGCGCTGGGGGTTGGCGGACACGACGGCGGAGGCCCCGGGACCGGAGGGACGGCCGATATCGAGCGAAAGCGATCGGACGTGACCGAACCCGCGGGGAAGCACGCGAGAACGACCGGAAACGCCGGAGCCGCCGGATCGTCATCACGCTGATGACGATCCGGCGGCTCCGCCCGCTCGGCCACACCGGCGGCTCCCCGACCGGGCCCGCTGCGGCCGGTCGCCCCCGATCGGCGCGCACCGCCCCCGGCCGGTCCGACGCCCGCCGGTCCGGTCAGTCCCGGTCAGTCCCGGTCAGTCCCGGTCGGCGCCGTGCGCCCCCGTCACGCCGCCGCGACCCGCTGCCTGGTCTCGGCCGGCTCCAGCGCGAGCGCCAGCACCTCCCGGACATCCGACACCGCGTGGATGGTCAGTTCCTCACGGACCGCCTCCGGGATGTCGTCCAGGTCCGGCTCGTTGCGCTTCGGGACCAGGATCGTGGTGATCCCCGCCCGGTGCGCCGCCAGCGCCTTCTGCTTGACGCCGCCGATCGGCAGCACCCGTCCGGTCAGCGACACCTCGCCGGTCATCGCGACGTCCGACCGCACCGGTCGCCCGGTCAGCAGCGACACCAGCGCCGTGGTCATCGTGACGCCCGCGCTCGGGCCGTCCTTGGGCACCGCGCCCGCCGGGACGTGGACGTGCACGCCGCGGTCCTTCAGGTCGCCGACCGGGAGTTCCAGTTCGGCGCCGCGCGCCCGCAGGTACGACAGCGCGATCTGCGCGGACTCCTTCATCACGTCGCCCAGTTGCCCGGTCAGCGTGACACCGGACGCCCCCGTCTCCGGATCCGCGAGCGACGCCTCGATGTAGAGCACGTCGCCGCCCGCGCCGGTGACCGCGAGCCCCGTGGCCACGCCCGGCACCGCCGTGCGCTGCTCCTCCTTCGCGAGCGACGCCTCCGGGGTGTGCCGGGGCCGGCCGAGGTAGTCGACCAGTCCTGCCGCGTCCACCGCGATCGGCAGCGCGAGGTCGTCCAGCGCCTGCCTCGCCGCGATCTTGCGCAGCACGCGGGCGATCGACCGCTCCAGGGTGCGCACGCCCGCCTCCCGGGTGTACTCCCCGGCCAGCAGCCGCAGCGCGTCCTCGGTGAAGGACACCTCGGAGCCCTCCAGCCCGGCCTTGTCGAGCTGGCGCGGCAGCAGGTGGTCGCGCGCGATGGTGACCTTCTCGTCCTCGGTGTAGCCGTCGAGACGGACCAGCTCCATCCGGTCGAGCAACGGCTCGGGGATGGCCTCCAGGACGTTCGCGGTCGCGAGGAACACCACGTCCGACAGGTCGAGTTCGACCTCCAGGTAGTGGTCGCGGAACGTGTGGTTCTGCGCCGGGTCCAGCACCTCCAGGAGTGCCGCCGTCGGGTCGCCGCGGTAGTCGGAGCCGACCTTGTCGATCTCGTCCAGCAGGACGACGGGGTTCATGCTGCCCGCCTCCTTGATCGCCCGGACGATCCGGCCCGGCAGCGCGCCGACGTAGGTGCGCCGGTGGCCCCGGATCTCCGCCTCGTCCCGCACGCCGCCGAGGGCGACGCGGACGAAGCCGCGGCCCATGGCCCGCGCGACGGACTCGCCGAGCGACGTCTTGCCGACACCGGGCGGGCCGACGAGGGCCAGCACCGCGCCGCTACGCCGGCCGCCGATCACACCGAGGCCGCGCTCCTCGCGACGCTTGCGCACCGCCAGGTACTCGACGATGCGCTCCTTGACGTCGTCGAGCCCCGCGTGGTCGGCGTCGAGGACCGCCCGCGCGCCGGCGATGTCGTACGCGTCCTCGGTCCGTTCGTTCCACGGCATTTCGAGGACGGTGTCCAGCCACGTCCGGATCCAGCCGCCCTCCGGCGACGCGTCGGACGCGTGCTCCAGCTTGTCGACCTCCTTCAGGGCCGCCCGGAGGACCTTCTCCGGCAGGTCGGCGGCCTCGACGCGCGTCCGGTAGTCCTCCTCCTCGCTGCCGGGGGCGCCGTTGAGCTCGCCCAGCTCCTTGCGGATCGCGGCGAGCTGCTGCCTGAGCAGGAACTCGCGCTGCGTCTTCTCCATGCCCTCCTGGACGTCCTTGCGGATGGTCTCCGCGACGTCCAGCTCGGCCAGGTGGTCGCGCGTCCAGCCGACGACCTTCTCCAGGCGCTCGGTCAGGTCGGTGGTCTGGAGCAGTTCGATCTTCTGCGCCTGCGAGAGGTAGGGCGCGTACCCGGCGTTGTCCGACAGCTCGGACGGGTCCTCGATCTGCTGGACGAAGTCGACGACCTGCCAGGCGCCGCGCTTGCCCAGGATCGTCGTGACCAGGGCCCGGTACTCGCGCGCCAGCTCCTCGGCGCGCTCGTCGGGTCCGGCCTCCTCGACCGGCGTCGCCTCGACCCACAGCGCCGCGCCGGGGCCGGTCGTGCCCGTGCCGATGCGCACGCGCGCGGTCCCCCGGACGACGACCGCGGACTCGCCGCTCGGCAGGCGCCCTATCTGCTCGACGACGCCGACGGTGCCGATCGCGGGATAGTGCCCGTCGTCCCTCGGCACCAGCAGTACGCGCGCTTGGCCCTTCCCGGCCCGGATCCCCGGCAGCGCCCGCGCGGCGTCGACCGCGGCGCGCGTCTCCGCGTCGTCCAGCTCCAGCGGCACGGCCATGCCCGGCAGGACCACGATGTCGTCGAGGGGCAGGACCGGGAGGGTCAGGATGCCGGTGGTCGTGTCACTCATGGTGATGGCTCCCTCGGAGTCGGTTCTCTTTCGTACGTTGCGCTGATGACACTCAAGAAAGAAGAGCCTCTGAACATTCCCTGGAGGGTCCGCGATCGCTCACAGCGAACAACGCCCGTGCCCGGCCGTCGGGCGGCGGCTCGGCGCGCCGTCCCGGACGGGCCGTGGACTGGTTCCGACGCCTCGATCCCCGCGAAAATTCCCCGCCCGCCGCCGGGCGGTCGACCGGATTTGACGGATGGCGGCCAACGAGGGGTCCTGGGGTGGCCGTGTCGGTATAGCGTCACATCCCATGACGATCCATCAGCATCCGGACCCCGTCAGCCCGACCCTGCACGCATTACTGCAACGCGGCCACGGCCGAGGGGCGTTGCGTGCCACGCCCCAGGATGCCGAGCTGGTTTTCGACTGCGTGGCGCACGACCGGCGCATCGACTGGCAGGTCGAGCAACGGGCCGTCTACTTCGCCCGGTTGATCCGCGACCTGGGGCTTCCGGTGCGGCCGGTGGCCGAGATGCTGTACGCGCACGACTCCGTGGACGCCCCGGACGTCGTCGGCGTCGGCGTCGGCGCCGACGACAAAACGGCCCAAGTCTCCTACGACAGCGACGACTTCGCCGCGTTCTGCCTCGCCCTGGATGTCCTGAGCGCGCTGGGTTCCGGCGGATCCGCGGAAGCCGTCCGGGCGTTGCGGGACTTCGTGCACAGCGGAGAGCGCTGGGTCGAGGCACTGGAGGACATCGCCGCCGACTGGCCGCGCGAGCTGTGGGACGACCTCGCCGACGTCGCCCGCGCCCGGGCCCGCGAGATCGGCCCCGGCGGCGTCTGCGGCACCGTCTCCCCATGGCGGGAATGGCGCGCGGAACACCCGTGGGTCGACGAACTCCTCCGCGCGATCGGCCGCCCCGACGCCGCCGCGCACCCCGCCGAGACCGCGGCTGCGTCGCCCCCGCTCGGCCCGGCCCAGGCGCGCGTCACGCTGCCGCCTCTCGACCCCGACGGCGACGAGTCGGACTCCGACCACACCACCCGGCTGCGCGGCCTGTGGCTCACCGTCCCCCACTCCCCCGCCCGCGCGCACGTGCTGCGCTCCCTCCTGGCCCGACACGGCAACGAACGACCGGACTGGCTGGCCGAGTTCGTGCACGAGTCCCTGTGGGACAGCGAAGACGAGGTCCGCCTCCTCGGCGTTCGCCACGCGAACCTGGACACCCCCGGAACCCGCACCCGGGTCGCCGCACTCGCCGACGACCCGGTCGAGGACGAACCGGTCCGGGCCGCGGCACGGCGACGGCTGGGGAGATGAGGGGCCGAGGCCGCGAGCCCACAGGCCTCGGATCCGCGCGACGGGCGCGTGTGAGCGCGTGTGAGCGCACCAGTGTCCCCGCGCCGGCGCGTGCTCGGTGCCACGACGGACGCGTCGTCGACGGGCGTCCGCGCTCCGCCGGGCCCGTGCCGTCCTCGCCTGCCCGTTCAGCCCGACTTCTTCGGGCGCCCGCCCCGGCCGAAGAGTCGGCGCCGGGCGGTCGTGCCGTCGTCCGCGATCCACTCGGTGGTCGACGGGTCGCGGCGGCGGTCGGCTTCCCCGGGGCCGTCGCGCCAGGCCGCGCCGCCGGCGAGTTCCTCCGATTCGGCCTCCACGTCGCCGTCGGTCGGGGGTCGCGCGGCGGCCGGGTCCACAACGGCACCGGCCTCGGCGTCGGCGGAGCGGACCATGCCGACGATGCGGCGGCCCGTGATGCCCAGGCTGATCATACTCAGGCCGTCGAACAACAGTGCGAGCGAGATGAAGCCGCCGATGGCGTACCGGCTGCTGCTCGGCCACTCCGCGAGGACCAGGATCCCGAGGCCGAGGTCGATCACACCGACCACGATCGTCCACGTCATACGCGCCGACATGCTCGCGACGCCGCCGACGACGCGGAACAGCCCGGCGGTCAGCAGCAGGAACGCGACGAACAGCGTCAGCGCGGAGGCCGCGACCTCGGGACGGCGCAGCAGCACCACACCGGCCGAGATGTTGAGGGCGGCGACCGCGACGCTCAGCCAGAACGCGCCGGCCTCCTTGCGCGACTGGATCGCCTGGAAGAGGCCCACGGCGCCGCCGACGAGCAGCAGCCACGCGAACAACACCATCGTGGTGATGGTCGCGACACCCACGTATACGAGGCCCACGACGCCGCCGACGACGAGGATCGCGCCCAGGAAGACCAGGAATCCGAACCCGAAGCCGCCTTTGCCCTGAGCCGCCTCGGGCCCCGCCGCCCCGGCGTGCCGGGGCCCGGCACCGCTTTTCCCGCCCATGGCCGTCGCTCCTCGACTCGCTCCGCGACCCGGCCGACACACCCGCCGCGGCCGAGCCCGACACACCCCCGACGGGGGCACCGGACGACCGGGTCCCTGCGCCAGGCGTTTACCCGGTAAACGAGTGACTACCCGGCGGCCACCCCACGACCGAACGGCCCGCCCGGCCGGGAGGCCGCTGTCCGCCCCGGGGCCGGAACCGCCACCCCGGAGGTCGCCGACGCCCTCCGTGACCGCCGCCCGGTACCGGACGCCTCTCCCTGCGACGTCGATGCGTGTCGGCGCTTGGGGCCCGCCGCGTTCCCCGGCCGTCGCCCGTCCTCGCCCCCGCCGGGAGACCGACGTCGGCCCCGAACCCGGAACCACCGCCCCCGGAAGCCGCGGACGCTCTCCGTGGCTGCCGCCGCGGCATTCGCATGTGCGTCGGCGACGCGGCCCCGTCGTGTCCTCCGAAGGTCTCCGCGCCGCCTCCGGCGCGCGCGGAGCGCGTCAGCGGGCCGGGCCCGGCGGCAGCGCGGCGGGGGTGTGCGTGCCGTTGGGGTGGGAGGGCGGCAGGGCCGCGCGGGGGATGGGGGTGGGGACGCGGGTCGGGACGTGGTGTTGCTCCACGATCGGGCCGGAGAGGTCGGGGAGGCCCAGGAAGTGTCGGCGCAGCCGGTGCTTCTCGACGCGGTGGTTGAGGGTGCGCGGCATGCGGACGACGACGCGGATGTGAGCCGGTCGCATGTACGGCGGGAGCGATTGCAGGCACCACGCGTGCAGCGCGTCGGGGTCGACGAACCGGCCGTGGTCGGGCTCGGCGTACAGCACGATGTCGTCGTCCGCCCGGCCGGGCACCGGCACGCCGAAGACCGCGCAGACCGCGATGTCCGGGTGCTGGTTGACGAGGTCTTCGATGTGGTAGGCGGAGATGTTCTCGCCGCGCATGCGGATCCGGTCCTGGACGCGGTCCACGAAGTGCAGCAGTCCGTCGTCGGCGTCCCGGACGACGGCGTCGCCGGTGTGCAGCCACAGATTGCGCGTCGCCTCGGCGGTCGTGATGGGGTCGCCCACGTACTCCTGGACGACGAGCCCCGGCAGGTGCGGGCGGACCGCGAGCTGCCCGACGGTGCCGTCCGGAACCCGCCGGTCGTACTCGTCGAGCACCGCGACGTCCAGGAACGGCAGCGGGGCGCCGAGGATGCCCCGGCGCGGTACGTCCTCCCCCCGGACGACGGGCACGCGGTAGTGCGAGCAGACGCGCGTGACCTCCTCGCGGTTCAGCCCGCGCCGCAGTGCCCGCGGCGTACCGGCCCCGCGCGGGAGTTCGTCGACGACCGCGGCGACGGGCACGCCCGCCTCGATCTGGGCGTACGACGCGATCACGAAGTCGACGCCGAACCGCCGCGCGAACTCCGCGTGGGTGGGCGGCAGCGGGTGCAGCCACACGCGGGCGAGGGGGTTGTCGGCGTCCTCGGGGCGCTCGGGCGCGTTCATGAGCCACGGCACGGCGATGTCGGACAGCACCGCGGTGCTCGCGCCCGTCGCGGTCACGCGGCCCCAGAACTCGCCGGGGTGGAAGCGGTCCCACAAGGTGACGGTGGCACCGGTCCACGCGGCGCGCGCGACGCCGCCGAACGCCCCGAACGCGGAGTGCAGGGGCAGGTCGTTGTAGACGACGTCGTCGGCGGTGGTCAGCCGGCGCGCCAGGAAGCTGAACTGCGCGACCCAGCGGTGGCAGAGCACGACGGCCTTGGGGCGCCCGGTGTTGCCGGGAGTGTGCAGGATCGCGGCGACGTCGTCGGCCCCGGCGCCCGTCTGCGGCGGCAGCGCGCGGGCCAGGAAGCGGGCATACGGGATCTCCGGGAAGCCGTGCGGCGGCGGCATGCCGACCGAGTCGTGCACGGTGATCCGCGGCGCGTACGGGAGGTGGCGGCGGACCAGTTCGAGCGCGGCCAGCCCGCCGCGCTCGGTGACGACGAGCGTGGCGCCGATGCCGGCGACCTGGTCGAGGAGGGCCTCCCCGGCGAGGTCGGGGTCGATCGGGCAGAAGACCGCGCCGGCCTTCCAGATGCCGAACATCCACAGCGCCGCCGCATACGGGCTGCGGCAGTGCACGGCCACGCGGTCGCCGTGCCGGACCCCGATCGCGTCGAGATTTCCCGCGATGGTGTCGGTCGCGCGGCGGGCCTCGGCGTAACTGAGGTCGAGACCGTGCTCGCCGTAGTGGATGAACACCCGCAAGGGTGTGCGCACCGACCACGCGTCGAGAGCCTCGGTCACCGGCTCGCCGTCGGCGGCCAGCTCGGCGGCCAACGTTTCAAGGTGGACGGCTCCACCGCCCGGGCCCGTGCTGGGAGTCGTCACTGTTTTCCTCACGGCGCGCGGCCCCGGCTCGTGGGCGAAGCCGCGCGGGATCGGTGTACCTCGTCGGATCGGCGTGCCGCTGCCATGCGCAGTGGTCAGGGAGCGTAGCGCGTCACGCGGCCGAGCGGGTGAGATCACCGCGGACGGCCGACCGCACCGTCGCGCCCGCGGCGCGGGACCGTCCCGTTGGGCCGACTTGTCGCCTGACCAGGCGTCAATTCCATCCGCCGGGTTGGCCGGTGGACGAAGCGGCAGGCCGGTGGCCGCCCACAAGGCGGGGCGCGGATCACGCGACGGCCTTCCGCTTCGGCGGGCGGGTACCTAGCATCGGCCCTGCGCACCGCTGTTGACCTACGGTCAGTAAGTCGGCGGCGGGGCGTGCCGGAAGCCGCCGTGCG is from Yinghuangia sp. ASG 101 and encodes:
- a CDS encoding putative bifunctional diguanylate cyclase/phosphodiesterase translates to MSARSDDASPAAPGAGAAGLGAEEARRPAATVHAGDTAPPEASHVATAKDEFAYQWAKTVESADHGPLAADEMRDQLRELTERLARLLDTDPFQPCDARDVGAALVAAHLTGIGTLERSFGLIGQWWPRLRAHALARRRDPDDYLLRITQVQGAFAAGYAEALRDRTLTEQRAVHAEVLDARELTERALHTSEARFRAVFEQSGLGIAIAGTDGVILDVNPALGQMFGVPPGDLPGRRIRDFMLADDPVHIHSWYAELSHGAREHFSAEKRYRRADGDPLWTHLTVSLVRDASGAPQYQVAMVEDVTDRHRLYTRLRHQAQHDPLTGMPNRALFFERLEALFADARDGDRVGLCYLDLDGFKVVNDSLGHDVGDQLLIAVARRLNAHVARAGHLMARMGGDEFMVLVEHAAGTGQVVALAEGVLAALREPFRIRGHDLTVRASIGIVERPVAGSGPADTMRAADITLYWAKSEGKGRWTIFDTERNDREVARYTLSAEMPAALHHGEFDVDYQPLVSLADNSVLGVEALVRWRHPRQGLIGPDRFIGLAEETGLIVPLGMYVLERACREARRWREPCLARAVEAAPFISVNLAERQCHDTGLVRHVQRVLTETGLEPQRLQFELTESQIMATDGGPLERLRELADMGVRIAIDDFGTGYSNLAYLRRLPVCELKIAGSFVEGLRTSGDADPVDARIVASLVDLAHALGLTVTAEGIETAAQAERLRAIGCDAGQGWYFSRPGPPDRITTLLDGIPKVG
- a CDS encoding DUF6745 domain-containing protein, with the translated sequence MTTPQAAVHPELTLAHRALLAEAADAWSGVAAATGPADRAEAEAGIRDAYRAAGLVAPGKILWYESPLSAAVAATVISGAYKPQDLAAVGLRVRAPAGARAGASVRDKLRTATWERARGEAAALLGQMTWGQAWHEVAERLWAPTTGLSARLRDGIEGAIEAAVGERTVPTRATTRFGSGGASVRTVAAEARGATLDAMGGQHDAAWLAAFDGLRRCFPELADSPAAVALAAVERVAKSAGWWWPYEGVVLVAERPTTLFRDENARLHSGEGPALAFPDGFALHAWRGMPIPADFVTGLGPQGSGLDANRIRREDNAELRRVMLEIYGYDRYLAEVGARPLHRDETGVLWRIELPDDEPVVMVEVLNSTPEPDGSTRTYWLRVPPRTRTAREGVAWTFGLTESEYHPARET
- the lon gene encoding endopeptidase La, translated to MSDTTTGILTLPVLPLDDIVVLPGMAVPLELDDAETRAAVDAARALPGIRAGKGQARVLLVPRDDGHYPAIGTVGVVEQIGRLPSGESAVVVRGTARVRIGTGTTGPGAALWVEATPVEEAGPDERAEELAREYRALVTTILGKRGAWQVVDFVQQIEDPSELSDNAGYAPYLSQAQKIELLQTTDLTERLEKVVGWTRDHLAELDVAETIRKDVQEGMEKTQREFLLRQQLAAIRKELGELNGAPGSEEEDYRTRVEAADLPEKVLRAALKEVDKLEHASDASPEGGWIRTWLDTVLEMPWNERTEDAYDIAGARAVLDADHAGLDDVKERIVEYLAVRKRREERGLGVIGGRRSGAVLALVGPPGVGKTSLGESVARAMGRGFVRVALGGVRDEAEIRGHRRTYVGALPGRIVRAIKEAGSMNPVVLLDEIDKVGSDYRGDPTAALLEVLDPAQNHTFRDHYLEVELDLSDVVFLATANVLEAIPEPLLDRMELVRLDGYTEDEKVTIARDHLLPRQLDKAGLEGSEVSFTEDALRLLAGEYTREAGVRTLERSIARVLRKIAARQALDDLALPIAVDAAGLVDYLGRPRHTPEASLAKEEQRTAVPGVATGLAVTGAGGDVLYIEASLADPETGASGVTLTGQLGDVMKESAQIALSYLRARGAELELPVGDLKDRGVHVHVPAGAVPKDGPSAGVTMTTALVSLLTGRPVRSDVAMTGEVSLTGRVLPIGGVKQKALAAHRAGITTILVPKRNEPDLDDIPEAVREELTIHAVSDVREVLALALEPAETRQRVAAA
- a CDS encoding ADP-ribosylglycohydrolase family protein; amino-acid sequence: MGVWPVFLELAIGDAYGAGFEYAPPEFVRRGNTLRGYARHPKHRDVLPGMYTDDTQMSLAVAEWLLGGTLTRDDLAERFVAAYRRDPRAGYASGFRSVLERVRSGPELLDTLRPGSDKSGAAMRAGVLGLLPDIDEVRRLTTLQARITHDSPGGIAAALGAAYAVHYCRHGLGPVSGLPAWLAERVPAPASYGRWDESWRGTVGSPGMHSVRAAVTALARNREAGELLRDCVAFTGDVDTVATVALAAASVSGAYARDLPEALVDGLESGAYGRAYLLGLDERLAARWGLADTTAEAPGPEGRPISSESDRT